The following proteins come from a genomic window of Martelella lutilitoris:
- a CDS encoding ATP-binding protein has protein sequence MWRFFDSLRGQLVLLIIAALAAAQAVSLWLFVDERGLAVRAALGFEAAGRAANVARLIEEAPATLEPAILRAANSPLVRFDLSDTPTVDHDSHADSGAIEARVRGLLGAKDNREIRVEVHEVDHGILPMPHMAPEMAEMHLAMMRGDLSAIEMQLSIALTGGQWLNVGTRFERPPLQWPWASFLSFGLTAAIILVAACWFLLTRLTGPLLRVSRAADSLGRGENVRPLPLIGPAEVRDLTRTFNRMQARLTRFLADRTRLLAALGHDLRSPLTALRVRSEMVDERETRDSLITSIEEMQEMVDSTLSFARGITSSEDYETVEMGAFLGQLRADMLNGFSLKEGETIHLRLRSQSVRRALRNLIDNAERYGGMVDVSYGREDDHAIIRVADNGPGIPDGELEQVFEPYFRLEKSRSRETGGTGLGLSIARTIVRAHGGDIGLTNRAEGGLVATVTLPLGPEPLKQERTTT, from the coding sequence ATGTGGCGCTTCTTTGACAGTCTGCGCGGCCAACTGGTCCTGTTAATCATCGCGGCACTCGCCGCCGCCCAAGCGGTCAGCCTCTGGTTGTTCGTTGACGAGCGCGGCCTGGCCGTGCGGGCCGCGCTCGGCTTCGAGGCAGCGGGGCGGGCCGCGAACGTCGCGCGGTTGATCGAGGAAGCGCCGGCAACGCTGGAACCGGCCATTCTGCGCGCGGCGAATTCACCGCTGGTGCGCTTTGACCTGTCTGATACACCGACCGTCGATCACGACAGCCACGCGGACAGCGGTGCTATCGAGGCAAGAGTGCGTGGTCTTCTCGGAGCCAAGGACAACCGTGAAATTCGCGTGGAGGTGCACGAGGTCGATCACGGCATCCTTCCGATGCCGCATATGGCGCCCGAGATGGCGGAAATGCATCTGGCGATGATGCGGGGCGATCTGTCGGCCATCGAGATGCAGCTGTCCATCGCCCTGACGGGCGGACAGTGGCTCAATGTCGGCACGCGGTTCGAGCGCCCGCCCCTGCAATGGCCCTGGGCCTCTTTCCTGAGCTTCGGGCTCACGGCTGCCATTATTCTTGTTGCCGCCTGCTGGTTTCTTCTGACCCGTCTGACTGGCCCGCTCTTGCGCGTGTCCCGTGCCGCCGACAGTCTCGGGCGCGGCGAAAATGTCAGACCACTGCCCTTGATCGGACCCGCCGAGGTGCGCGACCTGACCCGGACATTCAACCGGATGCAGGCCCGGCTGACCCGCTTCCTCGCGGACCGGACCCGGCTTCTCGCGGCCCTTGGACATGACCTGCGCTCGCCTCTCACGGCACTCCGCGTTCGCTCGGAGATGGTCGACGAGCGGGAAACACGCGACAGCCTCATAACCTCAATCGAGGAGATGCAGGAGATGGTGGACTCGACGCTTTCCTTCGCGCGCGGGATCACAAGCTCGGAAGACTACGAGACCGTCGAAATGGGCGCGTTTCTGGGTCAACTCCGCGCCGATATGCTGAACGGTTTTTCTCTGAAGGAGGGCGAAACCATTCACCTGCGCTTGCGGTCGCAATCAGTCCGGCGCGCGCTTCGCAACCTCATCGACAATGCCGAACGCTATGGCGGAATGGTTGATGTCAGCTATGGACGCGAGGACGATCACGCCATTATCCGCGTCGCTGACAATGGCCCCGGTATACCGGACGGCGAGCTTGAACAGGTCTTCGAGCCCTATTTCAGGCTTGAGAAATCCCGCTCGAGAGAGACCGGCGGCACCGGACTTGGACTGTCCATCGCCCGGACGATCGTCCGGGCGCATGGCGGGGACATTGGCCTCACCAACCGGGCAGAAGGCGGCCTCGTGGCGACCGTGACGCTGCCGCTGGGACCGGAACCCCTGAAACAGGAAAGGACAACGACATGA
- a CDS encoding response regulator — protein sequence MNDQPHILVVDDHREIRDSVSRYLEKNGLRATSARDAVEMDAKLAMGQYDLIVLDVMMPGEDGLSVCRRLSSTGGVPILMLTALGEETDRIVGLEIGADDYLAKPFNPRELLARIKAILRRSSLPETYAGKLSGRRIAFAQWTLDTDSRLLTDENGAQIDLTGSELKLLVVLLERPRLVLNRDQLLDLTAGRAASPLDRTIDNQISRLRRKIEADPSRPRLITTVRGGGYCLAADVTELD from the coding sequence ATGAACGATCAGCCTCATATCCTCGTCGTCGACGATCATCGCGAAATCCGAGACTCGGTTTCGCGCTATCTGGAGAAGAACGGCCTGCGTGCGACCTCGGCGCGGGATGCGGTCGAGATGGACGCCAAGCTCGCGATGGGTCAGTACGATCTGATCGTTCTGGATGTCATGATGCCCGGCGAGGACGGGCTGTCGGTCTGCCGCCGTCTGTCATCCACGGGTGGCGTACCGATCCTGATGCTGACGGCGCTTGGCGAAGAGACGGATCGCATCGTCGGGCTCGAAATCGGCGCGGACGACTATCTGGCCAAACCATTCAATCCGCGAGAGCTGCTTGCGCGGATCAAGGCCATCCTGCGGCGTTCATCCCTGCCCGAGACCTATGCCGGAAAACTCTCGGGAAGACGCATCGCATTCGCACAATGGACTCTCGATACCGACAGCCGGTTGTTGACCGATGAAAACGGTGCGCAAATCGATCTCACCGGTTCGGAACTCAAGCTTCTGGTTGTCTTGCTCGAACGGCCCCGCCTCGTCCTCAACCGTGATCAGCTTCTCGATCTCACTGCAGGGCGCGCGGCCTCCCCGCTCGATCGGACGATCGACAATCAGATCAGCCGCCTTCGCAGAAAGATCGAGGCCGATCCATCCAGGCCCCGGCTGATCACGACCGTGCGCGGTGGCGGATATTGCCTTGCCGCCGATGTGACGGAGTTGGATTGA
- a CDS encoding EF-hand domain-containing protein, which translates to MTRKTLLAATVLAATAIGGAAIADSNHGHGGQSGPKDRAGMMQGGSGMMGNMGGMSDMMGMMKRMHGQMMGGGMMGGMGPMGGGMMQMFDADGDGTVTPEEMRAGLQAKLTEYDSDGDGTLSIEEFEALHSAMIREMMVDRFQHLDADGDGAITAEEMAAPADKMERMQKMRDAMGQMQPGESPGMGDGDMMNND; encoded by the coding sequence ATGACCCGCAAAACCCTGCTCGCAGCGACCGTTTTGGCCGCAACTGCAATCGGAGGAGCCGCGATCGCGGATTCCAATCACGGACATGGGGGCCAGTCCGGCCCGAAGGATCGCGCTGGCATGATGCAGGGCGGTTCCGGAATGATGGGCAACATGGGCGGCATGTCCGATATGATGGGCATGATGAAGCGCATGCACGGCCAGATGATGGGCGGCGGCATGATGGGCGGAATGGGTCCGATGGGCGGCGGAATGATGCAGATGTTCGACGCTGACGGCGACGGCACGGTGACGCCCGAGGAAATGCGCGCCGGACTGCAGGCCAAGCTGACCGAATACGACAGCGACGGTGACGGCACCCTGTCTATCGAGGAATTCGAGGCGCTGCACAGCGCGATGATCCGCGAGATGATGGTGGATCGCTTCCAGCATCTGGATGCCGATGGCGACGGCGCCATCACAGCCGAAGAAATGGCGGCGCCGGCCGACAAGATGGAGCGCATGCAGAAGATGCGCGACGCAATGGGGCAGATGCAGCCCGGCGAGAGCCCCGGCATGGGCGACGGCGACATGATGAACAACGATTGA
- a CDS encoding DUF302 domain-containing protein, translated as MNYTYDRSLIGVSIDDAEMRVRAALADRGFGVLTEIDVKMTMKQKIDVDMDGYRILGACNPQMAHKAIGIEPRVGAMLPCNVILRETDGGTEISAIDPVASMQAIDNDQLHEVACEVRDMLREAVDAA; from the coding sequence ATGAATTATACCTATGACCGCTCACTCATAGGCGTCAGCATCGACGACGCGGAAATGCGCGTTCGCGCCGCCCTAGCTGATCGGGGTTTCGGTGTTCTTACCGAAATCGACGTCAAGATGACGATGAAGCAGAAGATCGACGTCGATATGGACGGCTATCGCATCCTTGGCGCCTGCAATCCGCAAATGGCCCACAAGGCGATCGGGATCGAACCGCGCGTGGGCGCGATGTTGCCATGCAACGTTATCCTGCGCGAAACGGACGGCGGCACCGAGATCAGCGCCATCGATCCGGTGGCGTCAATGCAGGCAATCGACAACGATCAGCTCCATGAAGTCGCGTGCGAGGTGCGCGACATGCTGCGCGAGGCCGTCGATGCTGCATGA
- a CDS encoding DUF6010 family protein translates to MVADSIQDTEESPTFGEGFWGPGAVGAVLFLIAAPVHLLVPHQISVAIAAVTLALIGGAYIGFGATANSLKRFLAELAVAALFAATALAGLLWAPLALPVGFAAHAAWDLLHHNRVFGAPVPRWYIPFCVVFELLAAAFLFVLYVP, encoded by the coding sequence ATGGTGGCTGACAGCATCCAGGATACAGAAGAATCCCCAACCTTCGGCGAGGGCTTCTGGGGGCCTGGCGCTGTGGGTGCCGTCTTGTTTCTGATCGCCGCTCCGGTGCATCTACTGGTGCCCCATCAGATATCGGTGGCGATCGCCGCGGTAACGTTGGCGCTGATCGGCGGAGCCTACATCGGATTTGGTGCGACCGCCAATTCGCTGAAACGCTTTTTGGCGGAACTGGCGGTCGCAGCCCTGTTCGCGGCGACCGCGCTGGCCGGATTGCTCTGGGCTCCATTGGCCTTGCCTGTCGGGTTCGCCGCACATGCCGCGTGGGATCTTCTGCATCACAACAGGGTGTTCGGCGCGCCGGTCCCGCGATGGTACATTCCGTTCTGCGTCGTCTTCGAGCTGTTGGCGGCAGCTTTTCTCTTCGTGCTGTATGTGCCGTGA
- a CDS encoding TVP38/TMEM64 family protein — MFGRTAQLVAAALLIFAIVALALGPLADVIESFDGERISGWIEAAGIWGPILIVSLMTIAIVATPIPSAPIALAAGAAYGHTLGTVYIVAGAELGALVAFGLARVLGRDVLVGWLGDKVDAGWLGSQNALTFTVFASRLMPFISFDIVSYAAGLSRLHFWRFALATLAGIIPASFVLAHLGNEAVSGPSSRAIWAAIGLGALTFAPLLIVAVRDWKKHRMTHD; from the coding sequence GTGTTCGGGCGAACCGCACAATTGGTTGCTGCGGCACTGCTAATCTTCGCCATCGTCGCCCTGGCCTTGGGTCCGCTCGCCGACGTCATCGAGAGCTTCGACGGCGAGAGAATCTCCGGCTGGATCGAGGCTGCCGGCATATGGGGACCGATCCTCATCGTCTCGCTCATGACGATCGCGATCGTCGCGACGCCTATTCCGAGCGCACCGATCGCATTGGCGGCCGGTGCCGCCTACGGGCATACTTTGGGGACCGTTTACATCGTTGCCGGAGCCGAACTCGGCGCACTTGTCGCATTCGGATTGGCGAGGGTCCTCGGGCGCGACGTGCTCGTCGGATGGCTTGGCGACAAGGTGGATGCAGGCTGGCTCGGCTCTCAGAACGCTTTGACTTTCACCGTCTTCGCCAGCCGTCTGATGCCGTTCATCTCATTCGACATTGTCAGCTACGCGGCCGGGTTGAGCCGCCTTCACTTCTGGCGTTTCGCACTCGCCACGCTTGCGGGGATCATCCCGGCCAGCTTTGTGCTCGCCCATTTAGGCAACGAGGCGGTCAGTGGGCCTTCTTCCCGCGCAATCTGGGCCGCGATCGGGCTGGGAGCGTTGACGTTTGCACCTCTTCTGATTGTCGCCGTCAGGGACTGGAAAAAGCACCGGATGACCCATGACTGA